The Pseudalkalibacillus hwajinpoensis nucleotide sequence ATTTATTACGATTGCCACTCAATCAAGTACGGGTGGTGATGTTTCGCCAAGAGGCGATGCACCGGGGTTTATTCAAGTTCTGGATGATCATCATTTATTGATACCGGAAAGACCGGGAAATAAACGAATGGACTCATTGATCAATCTATTAGAAAACCCAAATATCGGTTTGCTGCTGATGATTCCCGGCCGAGAAGAAGCATTGCGTATTAATGGGAAGGCCTCGATTGTAAAAGATAAAACGCTGCTAGAGCAGTGTGAATATAAGGGGAAAACGCCTTTGTTAGGTATTGGAGTAGAAGTAAAGGAATGCTACATTCATTGTGCCAAAGCCTTTAAACGATCATATCTTTTTGAACCTGAACGATGGCCGAGTACTGAGGGGCTCGCGCCAGCTGCCAGAATGCTATCTGATCATGCAAAAATAGGCGAAGAAAAAGTGATTGAATCGTTGAAAGAAAGTTACACTAAACGTCTTTATTGAACTAATTTAACAGAAATCGAGCCCAAACCTTTGTATATGTTTGGTCGACCAATAGAGCAGTAAATGAGATCATACGTATTTGCTATTTTTCGCATTTCATCTAGCGCGTACAAGTTGTGACCATGTGTTGCGAAGATAGA carries:
- a CDS encoding MSMEG_1061 family FMN-dependent PPOX-type flavoprotein, with product MKTSIFGETVTDVNELKDMAGIPSKLAANKVISFLDKHCKEFICCTPFITIATQSSTGGDVSPRGDAPGFIQVLDDHHLLIPERPGNKRMDSLINLLENPNIGLLLMIPGREEALRINGKASIVKDKTLLEQCEYKGKTPLLGIGVEVKECYIHCAKAFKRSYLFEPERWPSTEGLAPAARMLSDHAKIGEEKVIESLKESYTKRLY